A segment of the Deinococcota bacterium genome:
CTTCTTCCTCCTCTTTGCTCAGCCGCTTGCCCCGAACATCTTCGGGAATGTTGGGCCACACCTCCTCCTCCAGAAATCGCCGCAGGCGCTCCGCCCGGCTCTGTCCACCCGCCAGCTCGAGCCGCGCCTTGCGCTCCTCGAGTGCCCGCTTGATCGCCTGGGTCTTGTTCTCGCCCGTCATCGCGCTCACCTCATGGGCGAGCCGCTCGACCTCGGCGTTTTTGATGTTGAGCGCCATAGCTAGACCTCCAAGACCATCATGGGTTTGATGGTGTAAGATGTCAACAATGGTGCAAAATCCGCGCGTAGGTTATGTTTCAAGCGCGGTTAGCGTCACTGGACCCTGGGACCGCGGTTAGGGTCACTGGACCCTGGGACCGCGGTTAGCGTCACTGGACCCTGGGCCTAAAGCCCCGCGGCGGCAAAGGCCGCGCTCACGATGGCCTGGGCTTCCTCCTGGATCTGCGCGAGGTGTTCGGAACCCTTGAAGCTCTCGGCGTAGATCTTGTAGATCTCCTCGGTGCCCGAGGGCCGGGCGGCAAACCAGCCGTTCTCGGTAACGACCTTGAGCCCGCCGATGGCCGCGCCGCCTTCGGGCGCGCGGGTGAGCTTGGCGACGATGCTCTCCCCCGCCAGCTCGCTTGCTACCACCCCCTGGGGCGAGAGGCTGGCAAGCACCTTCTTCTGCTCGAAGCTGGCGGGGGCGTCCATGCGCTCGTAGACGGGGGAGCCGAAGCGTTCCTCGAGCCCCCGGTAGTGGTCGCTCGGGTCCTCGCCGGTCTTGGCGGTGATCTCGGCGGCCAGGAGGTCCATGATGATGCCGTCCTTGTCGGTCGTCCACACCGTGCCGTCTTGGCGCAAGAAGGAGGCCCCCGCCGACTCCTCGCCGCCGAAGCCGTAGGAGCCGTCCATCAGGCCGTCCACGAACCACTTGAAGCCGACGGGCAGCTCGGCCAGGCGGCGGCCCAGTCGTGAGGCGACCCGGTCTATCATCGAGCTCGAGACCAGCGTCTTGCCGACCGCCGCGTCAAGACGCCAGCCGGGCCGGTTGGCGAAGAGGTAGTTGATCGCCACCGCCAGGTAGTGGTTCGGGTTCATCAGCCCGGCCTTGGTGACGACGCCGTGGCGGTCGTAGTCGGGGTCGTTGCCGAAGGCCACGTCGAAGCTGTCCTTCAGCCCGATCAGCCCGGCCATGGCGTAGGGCGAGGAGCAGTCCATGCGGATACGTCCGTCCTTGTCGACCGTCATGAAGGCGAAGGTGGGGTCGATGCGGCGGTTGACGACGGTGAGGTCGAGCCCGTAGCGCTCCCTGATGGGTTCCCAGTAGGCGACGCCCGCCCCGCCCATCGGGTCCACGCCGATGCGCAGCCCGGCCCCGGCGATGGCGTCCAGGTCGACGACGTTCGCCAGGTCTTCGACGTAGGGCGTGAGGTAGTCGTGCTCGTGGGTGGTGCCGGCGGCCAGCGCCTGACGGTAGCTCAGCCGCTTTACGTCCCTTAGGCCGCCCTCCAGAATCTCGTTCGCCCGGTCCTGGATGCGCTTCGTGGTGGCCGTGTCGGCGGGGCCGCCGGTGGGCGGATTGTACTTGAAGCCGCCGTCCTCGGGCGGGTTGTGCGAGGGCGTGATGACCACGCCGTCGGCGAGGCCCTCCTTCTTGCCGCGGTTGTAGGAGCGGTTGTAGCCGAGGATCGCGTGCGAGATGGCCGGCGTCGGCGTGTAGCCGAGGCCCGCCTGAACCATGATGTCCACCTCGTTGGCGGCGAAGACCTCCGTCGCCGTGGCGAGCGCGGCCTCGGACAGCGCGTGGGTATCCATGCCGACGTAGAGGGGGCCGCTGACGCCCTCCTCGCGGCGGACCTCGCAGAGCGCCTGCGTCACCGCCAGGATGTGGTCCTCATTGAACGAGTTCGACAGCGACGAGCCCCGGTGACCCGAGGTGCCGAAGGAGACGCGCTCCAAGGGACTCGAGGGGTCCGGCTTATGGGTGTAGTAGGCGGAGACGAGGCGCGGAACGTTGACGAGAAGCTCGAGGGGCGCGGCCTTGCCGGCAAGCTCATGAACAGCCATGACGGACCTCCAGAGGCGATAGGGCAGCATACACCAGCCGGACGGGCACCCGTCGTAAGCCGGTTTAGCGTCCGCGCTCCAGTTTGCCGTCCAGGCCCGCGAAGCTCGCATCCGTCTCGAGCTTATACCTAGTAGTCAGTCAAGGCAGAAATGATGGGTGTCCCTGCGGGGTGCTGCGCGAACATTGCGAACGAAGTGAAGCAATCTCCAAACCGTGTGCCAAGAACAAGATTGCCGCGTTGCTTCGCACGACTTCGTTCCTGCGGAGTGCTTCGCGAAACCCGCTTCGCTCCTCGCAATGACCCATCAAAAGAAGGCTGACTGACTACTAGGGCTTATACTTTTAGGGTGCTGAGCAGATAGAGGAGATCGCCGTCATCCAGCCGAAACGTATCTATCAGGGCTCTCCTTCGGGCCCGGACAAGCCGGTATGCTCGAGCAGCCGTTCGAGCTGAGCCCGCAAGCGCGCGACTTCCTGCCGCAACGCCTCGAGCTCGTCTCGAAGACCGTCTCGAAGACCGTCTTGAAGACCGTCTTGCGCTTCCGGCGCGGGCGCGGATCCGGACTGCCTCACCCGTGGCCTCAGCCTCTCGGGATCGGGCCCCAGGCTGTGGCCCCAACGGTCCTGGCTCTGCCCCGGCCCGCGCCCATGGTTTTTGACGAGCGGAGGGCGGTGCTCCCGCAGGTGCGACAGGCTCGCCAGGACGGCGGCGGTGTCGGGAAAGTGGACGTAGCGCTCGGTCCGGCTCCGCAGCTCGCCCGGGGTCTGAGAGCCGCGCAGCATGAGGACGGCGAGCACGGCCAGGTCTTGAGCCGAAAGCTTCGAGCCCTCGGCCAGCCGGTGCTGGTGCTTGACGGCGCGCTCGTGGTCTCCCCGGGCTGAGCGGGCGAGCCCTTTATCCGCCAGCGAGCGGAGGGCCTCTTCGACCTCGAGCAGGGAGTAGCCCGTAAGCGGATCGCGACTGGTCTTCTGGTTGCAGGCGAGGAGAAGCGCGTTCGTGGACAGCGGGTAGATCTCGGGGGTGGTACAGTCCTTTTCGACCAGTGCGCCGAGCACGCGAACCTCGAGGTCGCTGAGACTCATGCCCGAGTCTAGCAAATCCAGGAGCATGGGGCTGTCAGTGCTTCAAGAGTGCAAAGGCGGCGCCTGATAAGGCGCTTGAGCCTTATACTGAGCGCATGCGTCCAAGGCATTCAGCAAGCGCTCTTCTCCTCAGTCTCCTCTTGGGTTTCGGCGCCGCCTTGGCCTCGAGCCCGCCGACCGCCCTCACCGCCAGCTACGCGCCCATCGCGCCCGACGGACCCGCGGAAGGGGCGCTTCTGCAGCACAGCAACCTCGAGCGCCGCGGCGCCGGCCTGACCGAGCTGCGGCCGGACGAGGCCCTGGCCCTGGCCGCGCGCCACCACGCCGAGGAGATGGTGCGGCTCCGCTACCTCGCCCACGAGTCGCCCACGCCCGAAAACGCCACGCTCTCCTTGCGCGTCGCGCGCGCGGGCTCAGCGGCGCAGTTCGTCGGGGAAAACCTGGCGCGGCTGCCCTCCGCCGCGGACGCACCCCGGCAGGCCATCAGGGGCTGGATGGAGAGCCCCGGCCACCGCGCCAACCTGCTCCACCCCGCCTTTACGCACGCCGGCTTCGGCGTAGCCAGCACCAGCCGCGGCGAGGTCTACGTCGTCCAGGTGCTGGCCGCGCTGCCCCTCGAGCTCGCCGGCGCCGAGGTCCGGCCCCTCACGCTCGAGGAGGGCGTCGTCGAGCTCAGCTTCGAGTTGCGCGTAGCGGGCGACGTCCTCTTCCTCTACGGTGAGGAGCAGTTGCCAGCCGAGACCTTGCCCGCGGGCGCGCACAAGCTGAGCCTTCCCCTCAGCGGTCAAGAGCCCCTTCACATTCAAGCGGGCCTGCGCGCACCCTCGGGCGAAGGTGGCTTTATCGGCCAGGACGGCGGCTGGTTCATTCCGGCGGAGTCCTCATGGCAGCCCTCGAGCGCAGCCGGAGCGGATCTCAGCATCAGGTCCGCCGAACCGCAAACGCGGACAAAGCAGGTGTACCGGGTCACGCTGCGCTTTGCACGTCCTCCCGCCGGTACAATCGGCGTGTGGCTGGACGAGGTCTATCTGCCGGACGCGACCCTGAACGGCGACGAGTTGGTGATCGACCTCCCGCGGACGAGCGACCAGCCCGCGATTTCCCTCGGCGTGCCGACAAGCCTCGACAGCGCGCGCTTTGAAGTCGTCTTGGCCCTCAGTATCAAGTCCATAGATGGGGCGCCGCAGCTCTACCCTCACAATCAGCCCTGACAGGGCCCCGAAGGGACGGCTCCGGCCTCGAGCCCAGGGCTAGCGCACGCGCGGGTCGAGCACGTCCCTGAGCCAGTCGCCCATAAAGATCAGGGACAGCCCCAGCATGGTGATGAAGACGCCCGGAAAGGTCGCCAGCCACCAGGCGGTGGCGATGTAGTCGCGCCCGTCCGAGAGCATCCTG
Coding sequences within it:
- a CDS encoding type II toxin-antitoxin system VapB family antitoxin → MALNIKNAEVERLAHEVSAMTGENKTQAIKRALEERKARLELAGGQSRAERLRRFLEEEVWPNIPEDVRGKRLSKEEEEEVLGFGPDGV
- a CDS encoding YceH family protein, yielding MSLSDLEVRVLGALVEKDCTTPEIYPLSTNALLLACNQKTSRDPLTGYSLLEVEEALRSLADKGLARSARGDHERAVKHQHRLAEGSKLSAQDLAVLAVLMLRGSQTPGELRSRTERYVHFPDTAAVLASLSHLREHRPPLVKNHGRGPGQSQDRWGHSLGPDPERLRPRVRQSGSAPAPEAQDGLQDGLRDGLRDELEALRQEVARLRAQLERLLEHTGLSGPEGEP
- the pgm gene encoding phosphoglucomutase (alpha-D-glucose-1,6-bisphosphate-dependent), which produces MAVHELAGKAAPLELLVNVPRLVSAYYTHKPDPSSPLERVSFGTSGHRGSSLSNSFNEDHILAVTQALCEVRREEGVSGPLYVGMDTHALSEAALATATEVFAANEVDIMVQAGLGYTPTPAISHAILGYNRSYNRGKKEGLADGVVITPSHNPPEDGGFKYNPPTGGPADTATTKRIQDRANEILEGGLRDVKRLSYRQALAAGTTHEHDYLTPYVEDLANVVDLDAIAGAGLRIGVDPMGGAGVAYWEPIRERYGLDLTVVNRRIDPTFAFMTVDKDGRIRMDCSSPYAMAGLIGLKDSFDVAFGNDPDYDRHGVVTKAGLMNPNHYLAVAINYLFANRPGWRLDAAVGKTLVSSSMIDRVASRLGRRLAELPVGFKWFVDGLMDGSYGFGGEESAGASFLRQDGTVWTTDKDGIIMDLLAAEITAKTGEDPSDHYRGLEERFGSPVYERMDAPASFEQKKVLASLSPQGVVASELAGESIVAKLTRAPEGGAAIGGLKVVTENGWFAARPSGTEEIYKIYAESFKGSEHLAQIQEEAQAIVSAAFAAAGL
- a CDS encoding CAP domain-containing protein is translated as MRPRHSASALLLSLLLGFGAALASSPPTALTASYAPIAPDGPAEGALLQHSNLERRGAGLTELRPDEALALAARHHAEEMVRLRYLAHESPTPENATLSLRVARAGSAAQFVGENLARLPSAADAPRQAIRGWMESPGHRANLLHPAFTHAGFGVASTSRGEVYVVQVLAALPLELAGAEVRPLTLEEGVVELSFELRVAGDVLFLYGEEQLPAETLPAGAHKLSLPLSGQEPLHIQAGLRAPSGEGGFIGQDGGWFIPAESSWQPSSAAGADLSIRSAEPQTRTKQVYRVTLRFARPPAGTIGVWLDEVYLPDATLNGDELVIDLPRTSDQPAISLGVPTSLDSARFEVVLALSIKSIDGAPQLYPHNQP